In the genome of Malania oleifera isolate guangnan ecotype guangnan chromosome 5, ASM2987363v1, whole genome shotgun sequence, the window ctaaaaataccatatATGCTAAGATCCTAAAAATgcttaaaatatcataataaataataccctatatactaaaataataatgAGAAATGCCAAATAAAAACATAATGATAATACCAAACAATCATGAAACAATCTAGACCTAAACAAAACATAAACAATATTAATGTGAAAAATAatctaaactaaaaaaaaaaaaagaaaaaaccaaacAAAATAATCTAAGTTTTaaacaaaacctaaacaataTTAATGTGAAAAATAATCTGAACTAAAAATACCTAAACAACCAGGAAATAATCTAAATGTTaaacaaaacctaaacaatattaatgtgaaaaataatctgaactaaaaatacccaaacaatCATAATAATCTAAGTGTTAAACAAAACCTAGACAatattaatgtgaaaattaatctaaactaaaaatacccaaacaatCATGAAATAATCTACAtgctaaatataaataataatagagataaATATAACCAAACGCACCagacaaaataaataataaaagtaaacgtaataataaaaatataaacttgataCTTACATAACGAAAACAacaccatatatatacatatataccatAAAATCAAGagaacaaaattcaaactttgaacattgaaataagccccccaaaaaaatcctacaaaaaaaaaaaagagaacaaatgaattaataattaataatatataaaaagacaaaacaaaacaaaataagagGGTCATAAAAAAGAAAATCTTCACAGTTCCATGAgataaactaaattaaataaaaaaaaaaccaaaacaaacaaAGGCCTGTGCATGTGTGTGCCTgtgagtgtgtgtatgtgtgtgtaggTGCAGGAAAAGGAAGCTGTGTGCAAGTGTGTGCAGAGTTGGAGGCAGGGAGTTGACCGCCGGGGGTGCTGCCGGAGTTGGGTGGCCTGCTGCGGTGGTCTGCTGGTTCGTGGGGACAAAGACGGGGCTGTCCGGAGTTGCTACTTCTGCTGCTGCTTGGCGCCGGACTGACAGAGCCGTGGCCGTAGGGCAACGGCGACGACGTGGGTACAATGGCGGCGTTCGCGGCTTGCGGAGACGAGGGTCGTGGAGTTGCTGTGGAGTGATGCTAGGCTGGCAGCAGTGGAGAGCCTGAAGTTGGCATTGACGTGCGTGAGGGCGTCAGGGAGGCTATGGGGCTGCTAGGCGGTGGCTGTAGTCGCTGCGGCTTCGGGGATCTGGTGGTTGGCTGAGGATGAAAGGTGGCCGGAGTTTGGGTGTGCTGTGAGGGAGGCTGGGATGGATGGAGGCTATGAGGGAgatcgaagaagaagaagaagaaggaatcaAAACcgagttttttttttgttcttggcCTCCCCCGTTTGTGCTGTGTAtcacccttatataaaaaaaaaaatttgagaatcctaaaaatccttcctttttgattttctttttctgcttttactcttatggtaataataaaaataaaaataataattattataataatataaggatcaataaggtaataataataatactactactactaatagtaaataataataaataattatagtaaaaataaaaatgaagatactatcggtaaaataataataataataataataataataataataataataatgttaataaaaataaagtaataatactaatattaaaagtaataaataataataataatgataacattactaaaaataataatagccaaaataagatactaatgctaataataataataataatagtaataataaggtaataataaataaataaataactaaaaataatagtaataataatccagaataataataataataataataataataataataataataagaaagtaataataacgataataaaatacgactaataataaaaaaataataataataataaaataataaaagggaaccacttgttctatttggttatggcaaaaataaggtgtctacaTTGGGTATTCCACTGTGAGACACATTCAACTAGGTAATTAAAGAATGATAGTACATGATCTGGATCCTCACTGAAGGGCTTTCCATTACGCATGGTttggacaaagtgcttgcaatcaggagtaagagcaGTCTAAAAACAattagctaacctccatgagtcaaacccgtgatgtggacaagtacttagtagatccttgaatcgttccCAGCAaacccgaaatgtctcgtcacccTACTGCACAAACTAAATAatatgttcctgcaaaaattgaattttctgtaagggacaaaacgcatgcagaaattcgcgctccatatcagtccaataagtgatagagtgaggtcttaaGGAATGAAACCACATCTGTGCCCCATCCTGCAAAGAAGCAATAAATAAATGCAATCTGGTAGATTCATCAATTCTAGCATAAGAGAAAAcatattgtcgcgacgtcctaaACTCGGCCCAAAGAGAACCTGTCTCTCTGTGGCGCaaaaaaatgggttcggcttgcgaactgggaaaaatggatgtgtatTTGTGATTTTGGAAAAAGTATTTTTGTGgaaaaaacaatgtgtgatggagtcgccactaaccttttgaagtgtggttagaacacttgattgctaccccgttaggggtagaatcgatctgcGTTACCAAAGTCGGGTTCAGAAGTAGAGTTAGGTGAGGGGaatgtattagcaccccctacgcgcccattcttacgaacggtaccagattaatcgaAAATTAACCCAAAATAAATCCAATAAGCCTtccaaaattactccctttcaaaaatcaaaagaatgaaaatactatataggtattccctcataaccggggcaatccaatactccgaagagtccatgccctttgttgcaatcatcggaaaggaaaatcaaaaataggatacaaaatacactCTCGGAGGTTTTTGAAATCTACAGGTTCAAGTAGGaaaaatactattttgggaggtttttggaatttgttcggGATGGAAATGTTTTTCTGTGCCTAAAATGATATTTTTGTGATTTCTCCTAAATGTGAAAacatttttatgagtttttatgatttttcccgaacttcaaaataacacaaataaaaaccatgaaaatcaaattataaaaatgtttttggttttttttctgagaaatttgtgattttttgagaattttttgaatatctaaataataataaagtgaaaaGGAAGGATCCGGCGTGAACCGGTTTGAGGAATGATGAACCGGTCAAACATTGACCGGTACGGGGAAAAAccaatttaaggtcttggtcgagaccattttttggatttttagaataTTTTAGAGCTTAAATCAATCCTAGAGGTTTGAAATGTTTTTTCTagaaatttttgggattttttttgaattttccattttttgtgaatttttatttttgaaaatcaagctCATGAAAGCCAAAGACAAACTCCAAATTTTTCTTGCAGACTTCCAAATTTGTTTgtgaattttatacatttttttattgatttttatggattttattGGATTTATTagaatttatttatgaattattgaGGTTAAACCAGTTATCTACCGGTTCAGTGGACCCAACCGGTTAGGGAATCCAAACCGGCCAGCTTGGGTCAACTCGGTTTAAGGTCTAGGGCAAGATCATCCTTGCGACATGTGGCTTTGTGAATGGATGGACATAAAAAGGCGGGATCGGTGAGGTGGGGGAATCTCAAACGCTCTTTGGAGCGCTTGGATCCGACAACAGAGGAAAGGCCACACGGCCTTATGGATTATGTGGAGATAGTGCGTCCACGTGCCTGTACCCCTATGGTCATAAGGGTAAGAATACCAAAAAAACCATTGTTTCTCTTTCCTGTCTCCTTCTCTCGCACAGTCGCACATTTTCTTTCTCCATTCCTTTATGCGTATCACTATTCCCTCCATAGCCGAGGACCTCAACTTTGGATCTGCTCGGCCATCGTTGATACTGCAGCCTTCACCTCTACAACCTACAACATCGCAACGCCTCCTCTCGGCTAGGTAGTCACCTCTTGTTTCTCTCTTTTCTGCACGCACCAATCTCTCTCCTTCGTTCCTCTCCCTCATTTCTTCATGGCTACCGCATTTCTCCATAGCCGCTGCATTTTTGCGTGGCCAAAGCTCTTCCCTCAAGTCCAGGAAGCCGGGGTCCATACCCGTGTTAAAGATGCCATGGCCTGCATCATGATCGAGCATGCCCTCATGCCAGAAAACGTGTATCAGATTGGCTGAGGAAGATGAGTCTGTCACGGGAGCGATCGAAATTCAGGGTCTAAGATCCAATGTTTTGGCCTTCTGGGCAACCAGCTAGCATTTTGATCTAAGGAAAATAAGGTTTTTATCCCGActccttaaaccctaagccctgctCATGCTCTCTGTGTGAAGCCTCCGAAGCTCCTCATGGTTCATTCTGATACAGCCAAGTACAATCTCCCTcttctatttctaatttttgttGCTTTTCTTTGTGAAATCTGATGGATGTGCTAGATTTCTGGTTTTTGATGAGGGTGTCTTTATCTTGTGTTTTTGGAGGTGTTCGGTGTCTTGGTGTAGCCGTGAGTGAGGCTGTGTGTGTAGGTGAGTGATGTGAGATTGGTTTGACAGAATCTGAGATTCGGATGATGTAAGCGTTCTGTGTGTGGCTGTGAGTGAGGCTGATGAGTGTTCTGGTTAGGGCTGCTCGAGATTGAAGATGGAGACGAGTTGACCTTGTCTCAAACCAGATGAGTGAGCAATAAACCAGGGTGGATTAGGATTCTGGATGGCTCAGAGTGTGTCACGGACCTGTCACGTGTGGAGGTTGGGCTTGTGGGTGATTTTCAAAGCTAGGCTAgtttttgtaaagaagaaagactgGATATtgggtttattttgaaaaattggaCATGGGTTAGGTCAGGTCAAATTTAAAATGGGCTTAGTTAAACCAAATTTAAGATGGGCTCTAATGCTAAATGGGCTAAGTCTTTAGtgatttcattttaaaaatttgagtGGGCTGAGCCTTAAAAGGGATGAGGCCTggtgttagggtgtgacaatgtaatggggaaaatgggggagtAAGATActctgctataattgtattcttcagggatttagaatgaatatatgaatatctgtgttatcgcttgtatggtgattctcttgtagatgaataatgcaagtagttcttttcattgtggtgttctgttgccttggattatgatgtctctgattgttatagtttTATTCgatgtataagaatatattgctcatgtgaaatcctattgttcattgttttccttgagtattaagactcacctggtgctcgtgcttgcaggcttgaacgtgtgagagttggctgacttgtcgagggggAGCTCTCAAcaagtgccacacggcccttagtTGAGTctcattttgggggtccgtgacagttggtattagagtacagtgtgtgcgagcaccatgcgTGGGATTATGAGAAATAAGTCAAGAAGAGTGAAACacattgaggcgcttgagacaaaacttgcAACCCTAGAGACAACGTGCGgtgagagacttgaggaacttgaaaaattcattccaagtgtgaaatccctggagaaatggccaagagagcttgaggccttccagaaaagtatcgagcagttggaagcctttgagagcaggctacaacatattgagggcatattgccatctctttcgtcccaatggggagagccaatagagcttgaggcctccttacgggagctaacggataatcttgatttccttacagaagatgttaaagtgtccattactgttttgaaggaagatttgaaggagttgggcaatgtccaaagtgcggtggtccaagtccagagggatttacaagagattaCTGCGAAAGTGAATGCAATGGCACAGTTAGCCCGATGGCCAGCTGCACATCCAAATGAGAGTTCTCGATGgaaggtaccggaacctaaaagttttgggggtacacgagatgcaaaggagctggacaatttcttctttgatatggaacactacttcacgtgctcccgagtggatttagaagtggaccgggtcaatatggcaacggtatacctagttggggatgcaaaattgtggtggagaactaaatggaatgatattcagcacaatagatgtgtcattaacacatgggaggggttgaaacatGCGTTGAATGCCCAATTCTATTCAGAAAATGTGGAGTatatagcaaagtgcaaagtaatggaattgcaacagacgggctcattaaggagttatgtaagggaataccaagccttgatgttggacattgtatacatgactgaatcggataaactgattcattttcttcgtggtttgaagacatggccaagaaatgaaatacgtcggcaaggtgctggtgatctctcttctgccctcgctgctgctgaacggttggatgatttttcagataattctgggaagcgaaatttcTCTACATCCATCAATAATGATTCCCGTCCCAacaaagtgtataagcccacaaatgggggaagggataaggagacaaatagttcttggaaagataaaagagcgcccatgaataGGGAGTGGAGGGACGGGCGAATGGGGGGTCGAGAGCGTCTACCGATCTCTTTTTTTCTTTGCATGggaccacatcgagtggcggagtgccccgatcgtaaggctttgaatgctatgaAGGCCCTTAGAGGGGAAACCGAAACCTCGATAGCAATTCCAGAAGAACACCCGAATATGGTGGGAgccttgagatttttgggggcattagagcgtcaagtaattaacaacaagtctcaggagaagggactaatgtatgtggatctatttttgaatggaaagaaaatcagggccatgattgatacaggggccacccataatttcattgctgattctgaagctcaacggttagaattgcaagtagttaaagatgtgggcaagataaaagcagtgaattctccagcattaaccacggtgggggtggtacctaaagtggtatgccaaatgggatcatggtctggaacagttgatttcactgtggcaccccttgacgactttgatgtggtattggggatggatttttttaaagtgacacgctcaatgccgatcccagctgcggattgtcttgtgataatgggaagtgcaCCATGTGCGGTCCCCGTAGTCTACAATAAtttcgatgagaggaagttgctttcagccctccaattcaaaaagggagtaaaaaggggagaatcttctttcgtggttctaccaaTAGTCTCAAAAGATGCAGAAGTAGGgaaatatccacttgagattaaggaagttttagaagagttcaaggaggtgatcccggAACAGCTACCGAGGGTGCtaccacctcgacgacagattgaccacgaaattgaacttTTACTAGGAGTAAAGCCaccagcacgtgccccttatTAAATGGCGTCgcctgagttagctgaacttagaaggcaactaaATGATCTTACTGCAGCAGGGTTCATCCggccttcaaaagcaccttttggggccccagtgttatttcagaagaaacaagatggtagtttgcgcttttgtatagattatcgggctcttaataaggtgaccgtgcgcaacaagtatctTATTCCACTGATTGTTGATATTTTCGACCAGTTAAGTACAGTTAGATATTTCACGAAACTGGACTTaaggtcgggatatcatcaagtgcgcattgttgagggagatgaaccgaagaccacttgtgtcatacggtatggagcatttgaattccttgtcatgccttttgggctaacaaatgcacccgttaccttttgttctctaatgaatcaggtttttggggctaccttgatcagtttgttgttgtttaccttgatgacatactggttttcagcgcatccttagaagaacataaagatcatcttcgaaaggtttttcaaaaactcaaagaaaatcatttatatgtaaaaggggagaagtatgctttcgctcaaaagcgtattaaatttttggggcatatcattgaggagggccagattcggatggattcagctaaagtaaaaactatcaaggagtggcgagcacctacatccgttagagaactgcgatctttcttgggtctagccaactactaccgaaagtttatagaggggtattctagaagagttgtattgttaacgaATTTATTGAGGAAAGGGGTACCATGGGGGTGAtcagaagagtgccaatcagcatttattaaattaaaagaaaagaatgtaggagatcctgtgctaatctttcctaatgtgacaaaaccgtttgaagtgcaagtagatgcctcagactttgcattagggggagttctcttgcaggaagggcatccagttgcttttgaaagtagaaaattgtcgggtgccgaatggaactatacagcacaagaaaaggagcttctcgcagtggtacattgtcttcgggtgtggaggcactatcttttggggtccaaatttgtggtaaaaaccgttaatgtggcagttactcattttttgtcacaacctggactaacgtcaaaacaagcccgttggcaggagaagctagctgaatttgattttgcttttgaatataaagtggggaagacgaatgaagtggccgacgctttaagtagaaaaactgaattggcagcattgaaaatcatcagtcatctatcaactagtagggtggcgctacctttgaagaatcttatcaaggaacatttaagtacagaccagcaggcgcagtcactaagcaaactaatagatgaagggaagacacgacaattctgggtagaagatggactgataatgactaaaggcaggagagtctatgtgcctaaagctggaaacttgaggaaaaccttactgaaagagtgtcatgatacgttgtgggctggtcatccgggatggtgaagaactcatgctttgattacacaagggtactattggccgaatatgcaagatgatgtgatgagttatactaaaacgtgcttgatctgtcaacaagacaaggtagaaagaaagaagacctcaggtttattggagccattgctagttcctgctaggccatgggagagtgtctctttggatttcatttcctcgttgccaaaagtagaggagtttgacacaattttggtggtgattgatcggttctcaaagtatgcaactttcgtaccggtctcgaagccgtgttcagcagagaagacagctcagttattcttcaagcatgtggtgaagtattggggtgttccagaaagcttaattagtgatagggatgttagattcacggggggattttggggtgaactctttcgcttgatgggttcaaaccttaatctttccaCGAGTTATCACCCATAGACAGATAGTCAAAttgaacgttttaatgggatgctggaagaatacttgcgacattttgttcactccaatcagaagaattgggttactttactggacacggcacaattctgttttaactctatgaaatcttctgcaactaataaaagcccttttgagattgtgacaagTCAACAACCGACTCTTCCACACACTCtagatggtccatacaaaggaaatttcccaaaagcctaccaattcacgaaaaattggttgcaaaacatcaaAGTCACCtgagctcagttagaaaaagcatccaagggcatgaagaaatgggctgacaaagggagacgaccacaacaatttgaagctggagatctggttcttgtaaaagtgccgccgGAGACATTTCACTTTCTTcgtggcaaggataaaaggctgttacgtcgttacgaaggtccaatcagagtaatcgaaaaggtgggacatgcatcttattggcttgagcaacccgagtggatgaaaagccacagacatccagtccatcccgtgtttcatgtaagcaatttaaagccattctacacagatgaagcagattagcaccgacaaaaattaaggagatcaagaatttccagaaggcatcctgtcaccaaagaagtccaggagatcattgcagacagagtcgtcaatctagaaggtcgtcaacaaaaacaatttctggttcagtggttaggactgggggaagaagagaatagttgggaaacagcagacaaccttcaacatgccatacagaagattgaagatttcagaaattcgtagtcaacgacatctacatcgacatca includes:
- the LOC131155282 gene encoding uncharacterized protein LOC131155282 gives rise to the protein MRGIMRNKSRRVKHIEALETKLATLETTCGERLEELEKFIPSVKSLEKWPRELEAFQKSIEQLEAFESRLQHIEGILPSLSSQWGEPIELEASLRELTDNLDFLTEDVKVSITVLKEDLKELGNVQSAVVQVQRDLQEITAKVNAMAQLARWPAAHPNESSRWKVPEPKSFGGTRDAKELDNFFFDMEHYFTCSRVDLEVDRVNMATVYLVGDAKLWWRTKWNDIQHNRCVINTWEGLKHALNAQFYSENVEYIAKCKVMELQQTGSLRSYVREYQALMLDIVYMTESDKLIHFLRGLKTWPRNEIRRQGAGDLSSALAAAERLDDFSDNSGKRNFSTSINNDSRPNKVYKPTNGGRDKETNSSWKDKRAPMNREWRDGRMGGRERLPISFFLCMGPHRVAECPDRKALNAMKALRGETETSIAIPEEHPNMVGALRFLGALERQVINNKSQEKGLMYVDLFLNGKKIRAMIDTGATHNFIADSEAQRLELQVVKDVGKIKAVNSPALTTVGVVPKVVCQMGSWSGTVDFTVAPLDDFDVVLGMDFFKVTRSMPIPAADCLVIMGSAPCAVPVVYNNFDERKLLSALQFKKGVKRGESSFVVLPIVSKDAEVGKYPLEIKEVLEEFKEVIPEQLPRVLPPRRQIDHEIELLLGVKPPARAPY